The following nucleotide sequence is from Mucilaginibacter sp. cycad4.
TGTTGTGTGCAAGGCAATATTTCAATGCCGATGCCCCTAAAGAGCGCCGGATCCGTGATGTAATTAACTGGATGTGGGGCGAAATGGAATGGAACTGGTACACCCGCGACGGTCGCGATGCCCTTTACTGGCACTGGAGCCCCAACAATGGCTGGGCCATGAATTTTCCGATCCACGGATTTAACGAATGTTTAATAACGTATGTACTGGCAGCATCGGCACAGCGTTACCCGGTTAGCGCTGAGGTATATCACCGCGGCTGGGCGCAAAGCGACTTCTTTAAAAACGGGAAAACTTTTTATGGTTTTAAACTGCCGCTTGGTTTTGATTATGGCGGTCCGCTATTCTTCTCGCAATATTCATTCCTCGGCCTTAATCCTAAGGGATTAAAGGATGAGTATGCCGATTACTGGGAGCAAAATAAAAACCACACATTGATCAATCATGCTTACTGTGTTGATAACCCTAAAAAGTTTAAGGGCTATGGTGAAAATTGCTGGGGCCTAACTGCCAGCGATAACTTTGAAGGATACAATGCCCATTCGCCAACTAACGATCTGGGTGTAATTACCCCAACTGCGGCATTATCGGCGTTCCCTTATACCCCCGAATACTCGATGAAAGCACTGCGCCATTTTTATTATGACCTGGGCGATAAGATCTGGGGCGAATATGGTTTTACCGATGCCTTCAGCGAATCGCATAACTGGTACGCCAACTCCTATTTAGCTATAGACCAGGGGCCGATTATTGTGATGATTGAAAATTACCGTACCGGCTTGCTCTGGAAACTTTTCATGAGCTGTCCCGAAGTACAGGGAGGCTTGAAAAAGCTTGGTTTTGAAAGCCCTGCTATCGCAAAAAATTAATTCGGCATAAAAAAATAAACAAAAGGCCGTTAAAGGGGTTAAATTTGTTTTGAAGCTACAGCGGTAATTACACCGCTTGCAAAACAAAGAAGCATTTTAACCCATGATCAAAATATTACGAATCACAGGAATGCTAAGCTTGCTCTTAGCATTTTCTTTTTTAGCCAAAGCCCAAAATTTGACCTCGTTTGATAGGGGCAGCTTTATTTTTAAAGTAGATACACTGCCATACCGCATTTTATTTCCCAAACATTTTAACCCGGGGCAAAAGTACCCTCTGTTATTTGTGCTGCATGGTTCGGGCGAACGTGGAAACAATAACGAATCGCAGCTGGCTTACGGAGCGCAAAGACTTTTGCAGGATAGTTGCAGAGAATTGTATGAAGCCATAGTGGTTTTTCCACAATGCCCCACAAAAAGCTACTGGAGTAATGTGAAACAGGTTACCGACTCAGCAACCAATAAACGGAAATTTATTTTCCAGGAGGATGCGCCGCCAACAATGGCTATGATTATGTTGATGGGGCTTGTTGACCAGTTTTTGGAGAAACCTTTTGTTGATAAGCACAAAGTTTACGTAGGTGGTCTGAGTATGGGCGGCATGGGCACCTTCGAGATCATTGGCCGCGAACCTAAGATATTTGCAGCCGCCTTTGCCATTTGCGGCGGTGATAACACCTTAAATGCAAAAAAATATGCCAAAAAAGTTCCGCTATGGATATTCCACGGCAATAATGACCCGGTAGTACCTGCTGATCATTCGCAGGTAATGGTTGATGCCATTAAAGAGGCGGGAGGACATCCAAGGTTTACCCTATATCCTGGTGTAGGGCATAATAGCTGGGATAACGCTTTTAATGAGCCTGATTTGCTGCATTGGCTGTTTTCGCATAGTAAGTGATAACGGCATCGGCCGGAGGCCGTGAAATAGTTACCACCCGGCTTTGGCCCATAGCCGTTAACTTAAGGAAGAAAAAGCGCGGGATTGTGTGATTCCTCTCTTGAGAGGGGCGGAGGGGTGTATTTCTGCTTTGATAAGCTTGTAGCAGAAATACACCCCTGCCACCACTCGTTCCTCAGCGCCCCCTCTCGAGACTATCGTGTGTACACATCTTTAAAGAATTGTCATTTCGATAGAGCAGCGGCGGGTTGAGTGGTAGAGCGAAAGAGAAATCTTCTACACCACGCAAGTCCGATAAGTATGCCGGCTTAGCAGGGTGTACAAGATTTCTCACTCGTTCCTCGTATCGAAATGACAATCGGTTAATAAATAATGTTTATTCCCCCCCTTCTGATTTTTTAGGAAGATTTTTGGCGTTGAAGCGTGGCTTAAATCCCAATTTAGGTGCAGAAGTGTCTGTAGCCGGCGACTGAGGCTCTTCGGTCGGCTTATCCTCTTTTTTATCTTCTGGCGGCGCCTTAGCTTCAGGGGCTTTGGGTTTTATTGCAGCAGCATTAAAGCGAGGCTTAAAGCCAGGTTTTGGAGCGGGAGTTTCAGTCGGGTTTACTTCTTCAAATGTTGGTTGTGAAGTTTCAGTTGATGGTTCCTCCTCTTTATTTTCAGTTTCTTCTTCACTTTCAGCCGGTTTCGGTTTCATCATAGCCGCGTTAAAACGAGGTTTGAAGCCTATTTTAGGCGCCGGTGTTTCAACTGCCGGTTGTTGAGGTTCGTTAGCAGATGTATCTTCTTTTTTCTCTGCAGGAGGTGTTTCGCTTTCAGCCTGTTTGGGTTTCACCATACCTGCGTTAAAGCGTGGCTTAAAGCCTATTTTAGGTGCGGGTGCTTCCGCAGTTGGGGACTGTGGTTCTGCTGTGTTTTCTTCTTTTTTATCTTCTGCCGATGCTTCAGTCTCTGCTGGCTTTGGTTTTACCATGGCTGCATTAAAGCGGGGCTTGAAACCGGGTTTGGCAGGTGTTGTCGTCGGTGATTCGGCAGCAGGAGTCGGAGTTCCGGTTTGTGGCTCGTCACTTATTGCCTGTGGTTCCCCACTTGCTGCCGGTTTGGCTTTTGCCATAGCCGGGTTGAAACGCGGCTTGAATGCCGGTTTTGGCGCCGCTTCCGCAGATGAAGCTTCCGGTGTAGCCGGCTCCGTTGCCTGTTCTTTAAGTTCTTCAGCAGGAGTCGCCGGTTTTGGTGTCACTGCGCGGAACTTCGGTGTAAAGCCAACCTTGGCCGCTGTGCCGGGTTCTATCAAACTTTCGGTAATGGTTTGTTCGGCAAGCGGGTTTTTGATATGTGCCTTTTCGGTTTTAACCTCAAGCGGTACCGGGAACTGGCGCCTTAGTTTATTAAACCAGTACTTTTTAGTATGGTCGAAACTTTTTTCGCCCATCTGTTCAAAATGATCTTTAAATTCAGAAAACAAAGCCGGTTCGCCCTGTTGCAGAGCGGCAAGGTCAATTCTTTTCTTCTTTAAAAATTCTTCAAAAACCATTTTTTGTTTAGATGTAAGAATCAGGAATCAAGACTGTAAGATGAAGATTTAACCTCTTACATCTCGTACCCTATTCTTGTTTTTTTCTTGTTTCCTGACTCTTGCTGTCCTGACTCTAAGCTAAAGCGAAACATCCACACCCAGCTTGTTAAACCGGATGCCTTTTTCGGTTTGGCTCCAGTCTTCACGTTCCTCGTCGGTAGCGTTCAGTAACTGTGGAAACCATTCCAGCGGAAAAGCCTGGGGTTTGCCACCATCAGTTTCCACAAAAAGCAAGCCGTTAGCAAAGGTAACCTTTACTTTTTTCTCTCCTTTACGTGTGTTGAATAGTGGCATATCGGCCCCCTCTAAATCTCCCCCGGAAGGGGAGACTTTTGTTTTTAATATTATGTATTCAAAGCCCTCCCTTTCGGGGAGGGTTGGGCGGGGCTCTTACTCCGCCATATTATGGTAAACAGCCTGCACGTCGTCATCTTCCTCCAAACGGTCAATCAGTTTCATGATATCGGTAACCTGTTCTTCGGTAACGGCGTGGAACGATTGCGGTACGCGCTCTAATTTGGCTGATTTTACCTCGATGCCGATTTCTTCCAATGCTTTTTGCATTTTACCAAAATCTTCAAAAGCTGTGTGGATTACTGCAATATCGTTGCCATTTTCGTCAGCCTCGACAAAAATCTCTTCCAAACCTGCGTCTATCAGTTCAAATTCAAGTTCTTCCAGGTCGCGTTCGCCCGGCTCAAAAGTGAAAACCGACTTGCGGGTGAAGATGAAATCCAATGATCCGGTTTTACCTAACGAACCACCATATTTTGTAAAGTAACTGCGTACGTTGGCAACGGTACGGTTAGTGTTATCAGTTGCAGTTTCAACCAAAACGGCAACGCCATAAGGCGCGTATCCTTCGTAAACAAGCTCTTCGTAATCTTTTTCGTCGCGGCTACTGGCGCGTTTAATGGCTGCTTCAACACGGTCTTTAGGCATGTTTACGGCCTTGGCGTTTTGTACTGCAGTACGTAAGCGCGAGTTGGTGTTAACATCACCGCCGCCGGCTTTAACAGCCATTACAATTTCTTTACCTAAACGGGTAAACTGCACTGCCATTTTGGCCCAGCGCTTAAACTTTCTTTCTTTGCGGAATTCAAATGCTCTTCCCATGTTTTTTTAGTTCATTGTTCATGGTTGATGGTTCATGGATCAACCTTGTTGTTTTACAAAGCTTGCCCTGTAAAGACAAGACGGTAAATATAATATTTGTTTAAATAACGATAGATAAAAACCTTTAACCTTTATCCTTTTGCCTTTTACCTTAAATAATATTTTTAAGGTTCTCCAGCATATCAGCTACCATTTTGGGCAGATCGTATTCCAGTTTCCAGCCCCAGTCGTTCTGCGCGTAGCTGTCGTCGACTGATTTTGGCCAGCTATCGGCGATGGCTTGTCGCGGGTCATTATCGCTGTAGCTGATCTCAAATTTAGGGATCAGTTTCTTTATTTCGGCAGCTAACTGCTCAGGTGTAAAGCTGATACCTGCAAGGTTATAGGATGAACGGATGCTGATTTTTTCGGCCGGGGCACCCATCAAACTAATGGTAGCCCTGATGGCATCGTCCATATACATCATCGGCAGGGCAGTACCTTCAGCCAGAAAACTTTCGTAGCTGCCGGTTTTTAACGCATGGTGAAATATATGTACGGCATAATCGGTAGTGCCGCCGCCGGGGTTAGCTTTCCAGCCTATCAGGCCCGGGTAGCGGATGCTGCGTACGTCGAGCCCATATTTATTAAAATAGTATTCGCACCAGCGCTCGCCGGCCAGTTTGCTGAAGCCATAAACTGTGTTGGGATCCATTACACAATACTGTGGTGTATTATGCTGCGGCGAATGCGGGCCAAAAACAGCTATTGAGCTTGGCCAGAAAACTTTATTTACTTTAAACTCAACTGCAAAATCCAGCACATGCAGCAAGCCGGTCATGTTCAGGTCCCAGGCCATTTTGGGTTTTTGTTCGCCTACGGCGGAAAGTATGGCTGCTAAAAGGTAAACCTGCGTGGGGCGGTGCTTATCAAATATGTGGTGCAGGTTATCTTTATCAAGTACATTGATCAGTTCAAAGGGCCCGGTGCTGCCGCGCATGGCATAGGTTGGGCTATTGATATCTGAAGCTATAACTGCTTCGGCCCCGTGTATATTTCTCAAAGCCATTACCAGTTCGGTGCCGATCTGGCCGTTGGCGCCTATCACTAAGATCTTTTCGCTCATGCAATTTTGAGTTTACGGGGCAAAGGTAGGGTTTTTAAGTGAGTGGTTGGGAGTCCGCAAGTCTGATGTCCGAAAGTCCGGAAGTTCAGGCCAATTTTAACCTTCCGGACTTCCGGACATCGGACTTCAGACTTTTTCTGCGTTAGCGATAGTAGCGGATACCGGTCAATGAGCGTAATGCCTGCAGGCGTATGAGCGGATAGCGCGGCCGGAGGTAACGCCCATATTCTGAACCATAATTTTTAGGATTTAAGGATTGTCCGGATGTTGTCTGAATCAGAATTATTTATCATTTTTTTATTGTCATTCAATTAATTCTCAAATTCTGAAAATTCAGGTTCAAGCAGAAAAAGATCCAAACGAACGAAGAAGTCACAAGTCCGCCACCCGCTGGCTTTCGCTCAAGACTTGCGCCCAAGGTCGGATTATCAGAATTACTTATCATTTTTATTTGCATTCTGTTAATTCTCCAATCCTGAAAATTCTGATTCAGGCAACCAACCATTCACTTAATCAACCCAATCAACCACTCACTAATTCCCCACAAAAACCATAGACTTAATATTTCTCCGATACCAAAAAAATGTGCATATTTGAGGGTTTAACTTTTAAAACACATAATTAATTAAAAACAGGCGCTGTGAAGCAGCCTGATACATTTCAAAAACAATTTAAAAAATGAAAGTCGCAGTAGTAGGTGCTACAGGATTAGTAGGCACCAAAATGTTGCAGGTTCTTGCAGAACGCAACTTCCCCGTTACAGAATTAATTCCCGTAGCTTCAGAAAAAAGTATTGGTAAAGAAATTACTTTTAAGGGTAAGCAGTTTAAGGTGGTTTCTGTTGAGGATGCGATTAAGATGAAGCCGGACGTAGCAATTTTCTCGGCCGGCGGAAGCACTTCATTGCAGCAGGCTCCTTTATTTGCAGCTGCTGGTACAACTGTTATTGATAATTCATCGGCATGGCGTATGGACCCAACCAAAAAATTGGTTGTGCCCGAAGTAAATGCTGATGTGCTTACTGCCGAAGATAAGATCATCGCTAACCCGAATTGCTCAACCATACAAATGGTAGTGGCTTTAAAACCACTGCACGATAAATACAAAATTAAAAGGGTTGTAGTTTCAACCTACCAATCGGTTACGGGTACAGGTGTTAAAGCTGTTGATCAGCTGTTTAACGAGCGTAAAGGTATCGACGGGCCGAAAGTTTACCCTTACACTATCGATTTGAACGTGATCCCGCAGATTGATGTATTCACCGAAAACGGTTATACTAAAGAGGAAATGAAAATGATCCTCGAAACCAAAAAGATCATGGGCGATGACAGCATCAAAGTAACTGCTACTACTGTGCGCATCCCGGTTATGGGCGGTCACTCTGAGTCGGTTAACATTGAGTTTGCAAATGATTTTGATCTGGCCGAAGTACGTGAGTTATTGGCTAACGCGCCGGGTATTGTCGTGGTTGATGATACCGCTAACCTGAAATACCCGATGCCGCTTGACGCGCACGATAAAGACGAGGTATTTGTAGGCCGCATCCGCCGCGATGAAACTCAGGACAATACACTTAACTGCTGGATAGTATCTGATAACTTGCGTAAAGGTGCAGCTACCAACGCCGTGCAAATTGCAGAGTACCTTGCTGCTCAGCATTTGATTGGTCAGCCGGTTGAGGCGTAAGTAGAATATTTCTTTTCATAAGAATAGGATAGGGATAATCATTTGGTTATCCCTATTTTTTTATATATCCAAATTCATTACCTACAAATTCAACGGGCAATACTTCGAAAAAATAACAAGCTAAAAAACAAGCATCTGGCACTGATTTGCTACGAATATCCGCCGGATTTGCTTTTTTTGCGTATCTTGTTTACCGATGAAAACCTTTAAGTTTATAATTGTTTTCTGCTGCTGTTTTTACTCAGCAAATTTGTTTGCCCAAAGTCCGCAGGCCATTGAAGCTGATCTGTTACGGATTTTTAAAAGGGTGAACTATTACGGTACTCACAAAAAAGAGTGGAAGGCTGTCGATTCATTGGAGAAAATGAATAAAATCTTCGGCTTTAAACTGAAGTATTACACCTCCAAATATCCCGAAACTATTAATTATCCATTTACCGAACTGGTTAAAGAGCGGGTAGTGATAGCCAGATCTGCCGATGGCTTGTTCCGCACCTATTCATGGGATACCAGGCTGGGCAGCACCGGCTATGATTTTGACAATGTATTGCAGTACAAAGTTAATGGTAAAACATTTTCTTCCTTAAAAATGGATTCGGTAGGGAAAAAGCATAACCCGGTTTACTGGTACTCTAAGATTTATACTTTAAAGGCTAATAATAAAGTTTATTACCTGGCTGCGTATAATTCGGTACGTTCAAGTGTGGATGCTACCCAGGGCATCCAGTTTTTTACTATCGAAAAGGATAAGTTAAATGGTACGGTATTGCTGGTTAAAACCCAAACCGGAATGCATAGTAAGTTATATTTTGATTATAATTTCCTGTCGGTAGTTAATATGAAGGTGATCCCGACTATTTATTACGATGCTAAAACACAAAGCATCCATAGTCCGTTAGTTAATGCAAACCGACAGGTTACCCGCGACTATATCGTGTATAAATTTACCGGTAAGTACTTTGAACGGGTAAAAAATTAACTTTGCCCCATGATCTCTTTCGCCCATCGCGTATTTATGGAAGTTGCCGCCAACCTGAGTTTCAGTAAGGCTGCCCAGGTGCTGTTTATAACCCAGCCGGCCATCAGCAAGCACGTTAAGGCGCTCGAAGATCAATATAAAGTACCCTTGTTTGAGCGTAAGGGCAACAGCATTTTATTAACCGAAGCTGGTAATAAGCTAAACGAGTATTTACAGCAGGCTACCGAAATTGAACGGAAAATTGAGTATGATCTTTCGGTGCTAAGCAATCTTTCGCAAGCTGCCGGGCATTTACGATTAGGTGCGAGCACAACTATCGCCCTGTATATTTTACCGTCGATACTTTCAGGCTTTCAGCGTGAATATGCAAATGTAGATGTACAACTGGTAAACCGCAACAGCGAATATATTCTGAACGCTTTGCTTAACCATGAGGTTGATATCGGTATTATTGAGGTTGATAATAAGCTCACTACGGTTTCATACAAGCCATTTATGAGCGATGAGGTGATCCCGGTTTGCTCGGCTAAAAGCCCACTGGCCGGGAAATCATTAACCTTAAAACAGTTTGTAAAAACACCTTTGGCCGTAAGGGAACGCGGTTCGGGTACGTTGAATGCAGTTTTGAAAGCGCTTTCACCTTTACACATTAAACCGGCCGATCTGTCGGTGAAGATCCGTCTTGGTGGTACCGAAGCTTTGAAAAACTTCCTGCTGGCCGATCAATGCCTTGGTTTTATGCCCCGGCCATCCATCATCAGGCAATTGGCCGAAGGCGACCTGGTTGAAGTGCCTGTTGAAGGCCTTAGAATTACCCGTAATTTCTTTTTCATCCGCCGTAAGGGAACGGAGGATTATGGGCTGACAAGCAACTTTATCAATTTTGCGCTGCAGCATACCGGACAATCTTCCGAATGATTAAGTACGTAGTGGCTAAGTAAAAACTTTGCGTCTTCGCGTCTCTGCGAAGAAGCTGCTTAAGGAGCCAAACTCCGGATAAATTACTAATCAATTACTTATAGCCTCTTTTTAAATTCCTAAAACCATCCTTGTTTTTACCTGTATTTATATTGTATTTAATTTTTATAATCATTAATTAAAAAATTATAAATTATGGCAAGTTTAAATGGTCGTAAGGTAGCTATCCTTACCGAAGAAGGATTTGAGCAGGTTGAATTAACAAGCCCAAAAGAAGCCCTGGAGCAGGCAGGTGCAACAGTACACGTGATATCGCCAAAAAGCGGAAAGATCAAAGCCTGGGACAAAACCAACTGGGGCATCGAGATTAATGTTGATAAACAATTAAGCGAAGTAAGTCCTGATGATTACGATGCGTTGGTTTTGCCGGGCGGTGTGCTTAACCCCGATAAGTTAAGACAAAATAAAGATGCCGTGGCATTTGCCTCTGCTTTTTTAGATGAAGGCAAACCGGTAGCAGCTATCTGCCACGGCCCGCAATTGCTGATAGAAACAGGTATGATCAGGGGCAGGCGGTTAACTTCATACCCTTCGCTACAAACCGACCTTAAAAATGCCGGTGCCGATTGGGTTGATGAAGAAGTAGTGGTTGATAACGGCCTGGTGACCAGTCGTCGCCCCGATGATCTGGAAGCATTTAACCGTAAGGCTATTGAAGAGATAGGCGAAGGCGTTCATCATGTGTAATTCCTGAACCGGGGTTTTTATTGGATTTTTGAGAGTACAGGATTTTTCTTTGGTTTAAAGAGCTCTGAAGAATCTGAATTGGGGTTTTATAAGATTTGAGATCAGCTGGATTTTCTAATTAAGTCAAAGAAAAATCCTATTGATCCTAAAAATCCCCCCAAATCCCGGTTATCTTTGCCACCATGCCCTCCTCAAAAAAAGCTTTGATTATTGGCGCCGGTATAGCGGGTATTGCAACAGCTATCCGCCTGGCGGTAAAAGGATATAAAGTTGAAGTTTATGAGGCTAATAGCTACCCCGGCGGTAAGCTGAGCCAGTTTGAGCAGGATGGTTACCGGTTTGATGCCGGACCGAGCCTGTTTACCATGCCGCAATATGTCGACGAGCTTTTTGAACTGGCCGGCAAAAATCCCTCCGATTATTTCAGGTATCAAAAACTGGATCCTGTTTGCAAATACTTTTATGAGGATGGCACCCGGTTAATGGCCTATGCCGATAAGGAAAAGTTTGGCAATGAGATTCAGCAGCAAACCGGTGAACCAGCTATGGCTGTAAATAAATACCTTGCAAACAGCAGCCGGATCTATAGTATTACGAATCATGTTTTTTTAGAGCGTTCCCTGCATCAGCTCAAAACTTACCTGCGCTGGGATACCGTTAAATCAATATTGAGATTTGGAAAAATAGACGCTTTCCGCAGTATGCATAAGGCTAACCAAAGCTTTTTTAAGGATAAGCGAATTGTACAGTTTTTTGACAGGTATGCAACCTACAATGGCTCAAATCCATATGACGCGCCCGCTACGCTGAACGTGATCCCGCACCTGGAGCAACACTTTGGTGCTTATTTTCCTGAAGGGGGGATGTATAACATAACTTCTTGTTTAGTGGTACTGGCCGAATCATTAGGTGTGAAATTTCACTACAATAACCCGGTAGCAGAAATTGTATTGCGAGGACACCAAGTAAAAGGAATCAGCACTAATAACGGAGTAATTGAAGGGGACCTTGTGGTATCCAATATGGATATTTGGTTTACTTATCATACGCTGCTAAGTGTGTATCCCAAGCTCCATCCTCAAAAAATATTAAGCCAGGAGCGGAGCAGTTCGGCCCTGATATTTTATTGGGGGATCCGGGATCAGTTTAAAGAGCTTAACCTGCATAATATATTTTTCAGTGCTGATTACGAGGCGGAATTTAAACATATCTGGCAGGAAAAAAACATTTATCATGATCCTACCATATACCTTAACATTAGCTCAAAATATGAACCCGGTGATGCTCCTGGGGGTTGCGAAAACTGGTTCGTGATGATCAATGTACCGGCCAATACCGGGCAGGACTGGGATGCGCTGATAGCTGAAGCGGGGAAAAACATCTTGAACAAGTTAAGTCGCCTGCTGGGTAAAGATATTAGACCGCTGATATCTAATGAAAGCGTTCTTGATCCGCGAAGTATAGAAAGCCGCACGTCCTCATATCAAGGCTCCCTGTATGGTACCAGTTCAAACAGCCAGTTTGCTGCGTTTTTGAGGCATGCCAATAAATCGTCTAAAGTAAAAGGTTTATATTTTTGCGGGGGGAGTGTACATCCGGGAGGGGGGATTCCGCTTTGTTTGTTATCGGCCAAAATTGTGAGCTCGGTAGTGGGCTAAAAGATGCGCTACCACTATAGATAGGCTGCACCAGAGCTACAAAAGATTTGTAGAAACAGTAAAATGAATAAATTTTAGCGTGCCGGAGGTCAATGTCATTAAGTTAAGGGTTAATAAGCTGGTTTAAAGTTAGAATAAGTTCGGTGTTTACTATTTGTTTGCCTGTTTTTTCTGACTCGTGGAAAGGTTCTATCTTTTCTCACGGGCAATATATCTCTGATAAAATGTTTGTGTAATACCTCTAAAATGTGATCGGCATTATTGTCGTTGAAAATAGCCACTAAATTAATCTTTAACTTTCCAAAGGACTTATTTTTATTCACTTTCATGGGATATTTTCTATTTATCAGATTATTATCTACCGATGCTTGAGCATCTTTTATTAAAACAGCATGTAGGTTGGTCATGAATACAGTTGCATAAAAGTCCTGCTCAACCGATTCAACGGTTAGGCCGCTGAAAGCTTCCAATTGCAGGATATTTTTCTGAATCGATATATTAGTTTCTACGCCCCATCTCAAAAAGTAAAGCGCCTTAAATTCACTATTGGGATAACCTTCTTCTTCCCAAAGATTGGTTACCAGCACCTCTACCGCGTTTTCCAGTTCTACCCGTACCAATCTCAGTTTTAATAATGTTTTATTGGTTGTGATAAACCCACTCTCTTTTAATGATTTGATAGCTGTAGTTACAGGGGCTAAGTAAACAATGGCCGTGTGTTTACCTCCTGCTATGAAATCCTTTATCATATTCTGATCATTCTTTCCCCTGATGACAAATTTGATTTCCTCTTCAGCCCACAGATGCAAGGCAAACATCTTATAACTGCAAAAATTCCGGTCATAAATAACCAGCATATCTTTTTTCAGTTGTTCTATCGCATCATAAGCCATTGGTACCTCACCATAACGATAAGGCATGATCCGGGACATCAGAACAAGCTCATTCAGCACGTCATAGTGGTAAAATGTCTTTGCTTGTACGAAACACCCACTCTGATTGCTTGCACCTCCAAAATAATTGCTTAGCACAGGTGTGTTTACTAAACTGACGTTAGAACCATCTGCGGAAACTACCCGAAAACCCTTCCAACGTTTTATATCCCCCTGCTTCGCATGATGGTAATAACTGCTTAATAGAACATTGTTCCACCAGTAAAAGAAAGATGCTTTTAATTTTATACGTTGTTGGGTAAAGGCGCTTACTGAGCAGGGACTCTGACCTCCTAATTCTTCAAAAAACTTTTCAAGTTCTATGCTAAGTGTTTTCTTACAGAGCTTAACTATAAGTAAAACAAGTCGTTCAAAGGGGAGTTTTCTATTTCGGGTGAAGTCTTTTTCAGACTTTCTGAAATTATTCAACAGAGGTTCGTTCTGGACAATTAAAGAAACAAAGCTTTTTAGTTCGGAAATAATTTTTATTCCTATTTTTATCTCGGTCCTGGCCATTAAGGTTGTAGTGGTGTTTTGTGTTTTAGTCGATTCAAAACTACTTACTACAATCCTTTTTATTCCCTTTTTCTTCCTTAAGAATACTAACCCTCAACTATTTTCCCTTAACTTAATGACATTGGCCGGAGGTACGCAACAAGGGTGTTAGGCAACAGATGGTATCTTAACTGCGTTATCTCAGAAGGTGTTTAAATTTAATTGTTTTAAAATGTAGAGAGACGCATCACATGCGTCTCCCGCATGCAAATTCTTGAAGTTAATGACTTACAAAGCGGCTTGTCCGCTGGGAGATGCATGTGATGCGTCTCTACATAAAAACTTCTCGGGAAGACAAATACATAATTTTTAGGAATTATAATTTTACCAATTATTTTACAGATATTGCGCTGCCAGTACGTTTGGGCCTGTAAACCAACAGGCTACCAGCTATTTTACTGCAGAGAACCAATTATAACAAAATATGATCATGAAAAATGTTTACCTGTTACTTGCCGGATTTTTATTGGCCGGTTTTACTTCATGCAAAAAGAAGGACGTTTCGCCGGGTAATTCCGGGAACGTTCCCGGTGATACGGTGGTGAACACCGGAAAGGCATTGCCGGCCGGCGCAAAAGATGGGGTTACCTTTATCAATTCGGGTAAATCGGTTATTTTTAACCTGTATGCGCCCGGCAAAAAGTCGGTATCGGTTATCGGTGATTTTAATAGTTGGGATACCAATGATACCAAAGCGGTAATGAACAATACGCCCGATGGTAAACGCTGGT
It contains:
- a CDS encoding LysR substrate-binding domain-containing protein, with translation MISFAHRVFMEVAANLSFSKAAQVLFITQPAISKHVKALEDQYKVPLFERKGNSILLTEAGNKLNEYLQQATEIERKIEYDLSVLSNLSQAAGHLRLGASTTIALYILPSILSGFQREYANVDVQLVNRNSEYILNALLNHEVDIGIIEVDNKLTTVSYKPFMSDEVIPVCSAKSPLAGKSLTLKQFVKTPLAVRERGSGTLNAVLKALSPLHIKPADLSVKIRLGGTEALKNFLLADQCLGFMPRPSIIRQLAEGDLVEVPVEGLRITRNFFFIRRKGTEDYGLTSNFINFALQHTGQSSE
- a CDS encoding type 1 glutamine amidotransferase domain-containing protein yields the protein MASLNGRKVAILTEEGFEQVELTSPKEALEQAGATVHVISPKSGKIKAWDKTNWGIEINVDKQLSEVSPDDYDALVLPGGVLNPDKLRQNKDAVAFASAFLDEGKPVAAICHGPQLLIETGMIRGRRLTSYPSLQTDLKNAGADWVDEEVVVDNGLVTSRRPDDLEAFNRKAIEEIGEGVHHV
- the crtD gene encoding 1-hydroxycarotenoid 3,4-desaturase CrtD, which gives rise to MPSSKKALIIGAGIAGIATAIRLAVKGYKVEVYEANSYPGGKLSQFEQDGYRFDAGPSLFTMPQYVDELFELAGKNPSDYFRYQKLDPVCKYFYEDGTRLMAYADKEKFGNEIQQQTGEPAMAVNKYLANSSRIYSITNHVFLERSLHQLKTYLRWDTVKSILRFGKIDAFRSMHKANQSFFKDKRIVQFFDRYATYNGSNPYDAPATLNVIPHLEQHFGAYFPEGGMYNITSCLVVLAESLGVKFHYNNPVAEIVLRGHQVKGISTNNGVIEGDLVVSNMDIWFTYHTLLSVYPKLHPQKILSQERSSSALIFYWGIRDQFKELNLHNIFFSADYEAEFKHIWQEKNIYHDPTIYLNISSKYEPGDAPGGCENWFVMINVPANTGQDWDALIAEAGKNILNKLSRLLGKDIRPLISNESVLDPRSIESRTSSYQGSLYGTSSNSQFAAFLRHANKSSKVKGLYFCGGSVHPGGGIPLCLLSAKIVSSVVG
- a CDS encoding IS4 family transposase, whose protein sequence is MARTEIKIGIKIISELKSFVSLIVQNEPLLNNFRKSEKDFTRNRKLPFERLVLLIVKLCKKTLSIELEKFFEELGGQSPCSVSAFTQQRIKLKASFFYWWNNVLLSSYYHHAKQGDIKRWKGFRVVSADGSNVSLVNTPVLSNYFGGASNQSGCFVQAKTFYHYDVLNELVLMSRIMPYRYGEVPMAYDAIEQLKKDMLVIYDRNFCSYKMFALHLWAEEEIKFVIRGKNDQNMIKDFIAGGKHTAIVYLAPVTTAIKSLKESGFITTNKTLLKLRLVRVELENAVEVLVTNLWEEEGYPNSEFKALYFLRWGVETNISIQKNILQLEAFSGLTVESVEQDFYATVFMTNLHAVLIKDAQASVDNNLINRKYPMKVNKNKSFGKLKINLVAIFNDNNADHILEVLHKHFIRDILPVRKDRTFPRVRKNRQTNSKHRTYSNFKPAY